One Halostella salina genomic region harbors:
- a CDS encoding deoxyribonuclease IV → MRVGAHVSIAGGVDNAVERQRDVGGNCGQIFTHSPQVWQDPNIGDDEAETFRTGTAEQLDGPWVIHSSYLVNLCTPKDDLREKSIDSMQKEVDAADKLGIEYVNVHLGAHTGAGVDGGLDNAASALDELDIPDGVTVLVESDAGSGTKLGGDFEHLADVLDRSEQDLDVCLDTAHMFAAGYDLSTAEGVEETVAEFDDVVGLEHLDCVHLNDSKHECGTNKDEHAHIGEGLIGEEGMRAFINHPDLADVPLVLETPNEDGKGFAWNVDRVRELRED, encoded by the coding sequence ATGCGAGTCGGAGCACACGTATCCATCGCCGGCGGCGTCGACAACGCCGTCGAGCGACAGCGCGACGTCGGCGGGAACTGCGGACAGATATTCACCCACTCCCCCCAGGTGTGGCAGGACCCGAACATCGGCGACGACGAGGCCGAAACGTTCCGGACCGGGACGGCCGAACAGCTCGACGGCCCGTGGGTGATCCACTCCTCGTACCTCGTCAACCTCTGTACGCCCAAGGACGACCTCCGCGAGAAGTCCATCGACTCGATGCAGAAGGAAGTCGACGCGGCTGACAAACTCGGCATCGAGTACGTCAACGTCCACCTCGGTGCCCACACCGGCGCGGGCGTCGACGGCGGCCTCGACAACGCCGCGAGCGCGCTCGACGAACTCGATATCCCCGACGGCGTCACCGTGCTGGTCGAGAGCGACGCCGGCAGCGGGACGAAACTCGGCGGCGACTTCGAGCACCTCGCTGACGTGCTCGACCGTTCCGAGCAGGACCTGGACGTCTGTCTCGACACCGCCCACATGTTCGCGGCGGGCTACGACCTCTCGACGGCCGAGGGCGTCGAGGAGACGGTCGCGGAGTTCGACGATGTCGTCGGGCTGGAGCATCTGGACTGCGTCCACCTCAACGACTCGAAACACGAGTGCGGCACGAACAAGGACGAACACGCCCACATCGGCGAGGGCCTGATCGGCGAGGAGGGAATGCGCGCGTTCATCAACCACCCAGACCTCGCGGACGTGCCGCTCGTGCTTGAGACGCCCAACGAGGACGGCAAGGGCTTCGCCTGGAACGTCGACCGCGTCCGCGAACTGCGCGAGGACTGA
- a CDS encoding class I SAM-dependent methyltransferase has product MWADSREALAPLALSDADRVLDVGCGTGELTRVLADECPGEVVGVDADPDLLAVAGEHVPVVAGDATRLPFPDDAFDLVTCQALLINLPDPSAAVREFARVSRNRVAAVEPDNGAVSVESTVDAESRLEGRARDAYLDGVPTDVSLGGAGTREAFDEAGLDGVETRRYDHERTVAPPYSEPALADAKRKASGAGLADDRATMLDGDLSPEAFDALRSEWRAMGRDVVEQMRAGDYRRREVVPFFVTVGEV; this is encoded by the coding sequence ATGTGGGCCGACTCCCGCGAGGCGCTGGCGCCGCTTGCCCTGTCCGACGCCGACCGCGTCCTCGACGTGGGGTGTGGCACCGGCGAACTCACCCGCGTCCTCGCCGACGAGTGCCCCGGCGAGGTCGTCGGCGTCGACGCCGACCCGGACCTGCTCGCGGTCGCCGGCGAACACGTCCCCGTCGTCGCGGGCGACGCGACGCGGCTACCTTTCCCCGACGATGCCTTTGACCTCGTGACCTGTCAGGCGCTTTTGATCAACCTGCCCGACCCGTCGGCGGCGGTCCGCGAGTTCGCGCGCGTCTCGCGGAACCGCGTCGCCGCCGTCGAACCGGACAACGGCGCGGTCAGCGTCGAATCGACGGTCGACGCGGAAAGCAGGCTGGAGGGACGTGCCCGCGACGCCTACCTCGACGGCGTACCGACGGACGTGTCACTGGGCGGCGCGGGCACCCGGGAGGCGTTCGACGAGGCGGGGCTTGACGGCGTCGAGACGCGCCGGTACGACCACGAGCGGACCGTCGCGCCGCCGTACTCCGAGCCGGCGCTGGCCGACGCCAAGCGCAAGGCAAGCGGCGCGGGGCTTGCCGACGACCGCGCGACGATGCTCGACGGCGACCTCTCGCCGGAGGCGTTCGACGCGCTCCGGAGCGAGTGGCGCGCGATGGGCCGGGACGTGGTCGAGCAGATGCGGGCGGGCGACTACCGCCGCCGGGAGGTCGTTCCCTTCTTCGTCACGGTCGGCGAGGTGTGA
- the ncsA gene encoding tRNA 2-thiolation protein NcsA — MDCDKCDREAVMHAAYSGSHLCDAHFAETVERRVRSRIRDDNLLPRSATPDDPETWVIGLSGGKDSVVLTHILDETFAEDPRIEMIALTIHEGIEGYRDESVAACEELAADLDLRHEIVSYAEEFGVRMDDVVEDDPENMAACAYCGVFRRDLLSRYAEEFGADKLLTGHNLDDEAQTALMNFFEGDVAQMAKHYDASLGPFGDGPDARTEGDDFVPRAKPLRDVPEKEVALYAHLADLPAHITECPHASEAYRGEIGDLLLGLEENHPGARHSIMAGYEELAAMAAERYGDSGERETKECEECGATTTRDRCRKCSLLDALA; from the coding sequence ATGGACTGCGACAAGTGCGACCGCGAGGCGGTGATGCACGCGGCCTACTCCGGGTCGCACCTCTGTGACGCCCACTTCGCCGAGACCGTCGAGCGCCGCGTCCGGAGCCGGATCCGCGACGACAACCTCCTGCCGCGGTCGGCGACGCCCGACGACCCCGAGACGTGGGTGATCGGCCTCTCCGGCGGGAAGGACAGCGTCGTCCTCACGCACATCCTCGACGAGACGTTCGCCGAGGACCCCCGGATCGAGATGATCGCGCTGACGATCCACGAGGGGATCGAGGGGTATCGCGACGAGAGCGTCGCCGCCTGCGAGGAACTGGCCGCGGATCTCGACCTCCGTCACGAGATAGTGTCCTACGCCGAGGAGTTCGGCGTCCGGATGGACGACGTGGTCGAGGACGACCCCGAGAACATGGCCGCCTGCGCCTACTGCGGCGTGTTCCGCCGCGACCTGCTCTCGCGGTACGCCGAGGAGTTCGGCGCGGACAAGCTCCTGACCGGCCACAACTTGGACGACGAGGCCCAGACCGCGCTGATGAACTTTTTCGAGGGCGACGTGGCCCAGATGGCCAAACACTACGACGCCAGCCTCGGCCCCTTCGGCGACGGTCCGGACGCCCGCACCGAGGGGGACGACTTCGTCCCGCGGGCCAAGCCCCTCCGGGACGTGCCCGAGAAGGAGGTAGCGCTGTACGCTCACCTCGCCGACCTGCCCGCCCACATCACGGAGTGTCCCCACGCCAGCGAGGCGTACCGCGGCGAGATCGGCGACCTGCTGCTCGGACTGGAGGAGAACCACCCCGGCGCGCGCCACTCGATCATGGCCGGGTACGAGGAGCTCGCCGCGATGGCCGCCGAGCGGTACGGCGACAGCGGCGAGCGCGAAACCAAGGAATGCGAGGAGTGCGGCGCGACGACGACGCGGGACCGCTGCCGGAAATGCTCGCTGCTCGACGCGCTCGCCTAG
- the ftsZ gene encoding cell division protein FtsZ, which produces MQDIVQDALENAEEEQREMSVDGDDDEFGDPRIVIVGAGGAGNNTVNRLYNIGVDGAETVAINTDKQHLKMIEADTKILVGKSLTNGLGAGGDPSMGERATEMAQGTIKEVLGDADLVFVTAGMGGGTGTGAAPVVSKIASEQGAIVVGMVSTPFNVERARTVKAEEGLEKLREEADSIIVLDNNRLLDYVPNLPIGKAFSVMDQIIAETVKGISETITQPSLINLDYADMTTIMNQGGVAVMLVGETQDKNKTREVVNDAMSHPLLDVDYRGASGGLVHITGGPDLTLKEAEGIADNITERLEASANVIWGARIQENYKGKVRVMAIMTGVQSAQVLGPTTQKQANKSRESLEGVDEADFDASQNVDGDNVHGTGAQSDGGRAEVDQNNGLDVIR; this is translated from the coding sequence ATGCAGGATATCGTCCAGGACGCACTCGAAAACGCCGAGGAGGAGCAACGGGAGATGAGCGTGGACGGCGACGACGACGAGTTCGGGGACCCCCGGATCGTCATCGTCGGCGCTGGCGGCGCGGGCAACAACACGGTCAATCGCCTGTACAACATCGGCGTCGACGGGGCCGAAACCGTCGCGATAAACACGGACAAACAGCATCTGAAGATGATCGAGGCCGACACGAAGATCCTCGTGGGCAAGTCGCTCACGAACGGCCTCGGCGCGGGCGGCGACCCGTCGATGGGCGAGCGCGCAACCGAGATGGCCCAGGGGACCATCAAGGAAGTGCTCGGCGACGCCGACCTCGTGTTCGTCACGGCGGGCATGGGCGGCGGCACCGGAACCGGCGCAGCGCCCGTCGTCTCGAAGATAGCCAGCGAGCAGGGCGCGATCGTCGTCGGCATGGTGTCGACGCCGTTCAACGTCGAGCGCGCCCGCACGGTGAAAGCCGAGGAGGGCCTGGAGAAGCTCCGCGAGGAGGCTGACTCCATCATCGTGCTGGACAACAACCGCCTGCTCGACTACGTTCCGAACCTCCCGATCGGCAAAGCGTTCTCGGTGATGGACCAGATCATCGCCGAGACTGTCAAGGGGATCAGCGAGACCATCACCCAGCCCAGCCTCATCAACCTGGACTACGCCGACATGACGACGATCATGAACCAGGGTGGCGTCGCGGTGATGCTCGTCGGCGAGACCCAGGACAAGAACAAGACCCGCGAGGTGGTCAACGACGCGATGAGCCACCCGCTACTGGACGTGGACTACCGCGGCGCGAGCGGCGGGCTGGTCCACATCACTGGCGGTCCCGACCTCACGCTGAAGGAGGCCGAGGGGATCGCGGACAACATCACGGAGCGGCTGGAGGCCAGCGCCAACGTCATCTGGGGCGCGCGCATCCAGGAGAACTACAAGGGCAAGGTCCGGGTGATGGCGATCATGACGGGCGTCCAGAGCGCCCAGGTACTCGGCCCGACGACCCAGAAGCAGGCCAACAAGTCCCGGGAGAGCTTGGAGGGCGTCGACGAAGCCGACTTCGATGCGAGTCAGAACGTCGACGGCGACAACGTCCACGGCACCGGCGCGCAGAGCGACGGCGGCCGTGCCGAGGTCGACCAGAACAACGGGCTGGACGTCATCCGCTGA
- a CDS encoding ribbon-helix-helix domain-containing protein gives MERVTLRIPKQQIDEVEQLVETGEFPNRSEAIRSAVRDMINEQSEQTQEGSGKRTWAKV, from the coding sequence ATGGAGCGTGTGACACTGCGAATCCCGAAACAGCAGATCGATGAGGTGGAACAGCTAGTCGAGACGGGTGAGTTTCCGAACCGGAGCGAGGCGATCCGGTCGGCCGTCCGCGACATGATCAACGAGCAGAGCGAACAGACCCAGGAGGGCTCCGGAAAGCGAACCTGGGCGAAGGTGTAA
- a CDS encoding double zinc ribbon domain-containing protein — translation MSKITFRADDELVDELDRFDASKSEVLRRALRAYLEDREPSDADDDGGGRGTGGSIDELVAERVDAIVEQRLAEHTRDAGQDINVNISLDGADATDDSAVSTARKTATREQPEAADDASNTCGQCGEHVDAEHVYCPNCGEKATHRVFCDCGDELRTDWAFCPSCGRRTPAADVLDSP, via the coding sequence ATGAGCAAGATCACGTTCCGCGCCGACGACGAACTCGTCGACGAACTCGACCGGTTCGACGCCTCCAAGAGCGAGGTGCTCCGCCGTGCGCTCCGGGCGTATCTGGAGGACCGGGAGCCGTCCGACGCTGACGACGACGGGGGCGGGCGCGGGACCGGCGGTAGCATCGACGAACTGGTCGCCGAGCGCGTCGACGCCATCGTCGAGCAACGGCTCGCGGAGCACACGCGGGACGCCGGACAGGACATCAACGTCAACATCTCGCTCGACGGGGCCGACGCGACGGACGACTCGGCGGTATCGACCGCGCGTAAGACGGCCACGCGAGAGCAGCCGGAGGCGGCCGACGACGCGAGTAATACGTGTGGCCAGTGCGGGGAGCACGTCGACGCGGAGCACGTGTACTGCCCGAACTGCGGCGAGAAGGCGACCCATCGGGTGTTCTGTGACTGCGGCGACGAGCTCCGGACCGACTGGGCGTTCTGCCCGAGCTGCGGGCGTCGGACGCCGGCAGCTGACGTGCTCGATTCGCCGTAG
- a CDS encoding glycosyltransferase family 4 protein, whose protein sequence is MRVSHYFEWEEQITGGHAQSVRQQRQILERLGIDYTTEPDLTADVLHLNNMGPKSVYYARKARQRDLPVVVHAHQTAEDFEESFAFSNALARPLRPYLEYAYSLADLLVCPSEHNREVIEGYVDVPTVVVSNGFDPDRLTGFESLRAEYRDRYDLDGLVAFMVGHVIERKGLSAFVETAREMPDVEFVWFGYLDPTGGGAVDRLLRSRTTTKTVENAPENCTFTGYVEDIRGAFAAGDAFFFPTKNENEGMALLEAMACGKPPVVRDIPTFEWLEEDTHCLKAERDFAEPLDRLRDADLRDRLGANAAAKSEQFEVGNVAERYEDVYGRVI, encoded by the coding sequence ATGCGCGTCAGCCACTACTTCGAGTGGGAGGAGCAGATCACTGGCGGTCACGCCCAGTCGGTGCGCCAGCAGCGCCAGATCTTAGAGCGGCTCGGCATCGACTACACGACGGAGCCGGATCTCACGGCCGACGTGCTCCACCTCAACAACATGGGGCCCAAGTCGGTGTACTACGCGCGGAAGGCCCGGCAGCGCGACCTCCCGGTCGTCGTCCACGCCCACCAGACCGCCGAGGATTTCGAGGAGAGCTTCGCGTTCTCGAACGCGCTGGCCAGGCCGCTCCGGCCGTATCTGGAGTACGCCTACTCGCTCGCGGACCTGCTGGTCTGTCCCTCCGAGCACAACCGCGAGGTGATCGAGGGGTACGTCGACGTGCCGACGGTCGTCGTCAGCAACGGGTTCGACCCGGACCGGCTGACCGGGTTCGAGTCCCTGCGCGCGGAGTACCGCGACCGCTACGACCTCGACGGCCTCGTCGCGTTCATGGTCGGCCACGTCATCGAGCGCAAGGGCCTGTCGGCGTTCGTCGAAACGGCCCGCGAGATGCCGGACGTGGAGTTCGTCTGGTTCGGCTACCTCGACCCGACTGGCGGCGGTGCCGTCGACCGCCTGCTCCGGAGCCGGACGACGACGAAGACCGTCGAGAACGCTCCCGAAAACTGCACGTTCACGGGCTACGTCGAGGACATCCGCGGCGCGTTCGCCGCGGGCGACGCCTTCTTCTTCCCGACGAAAAACGAGAACGAGGGGATGGCGCTGCTGGAGGCGATGGCCTGCGGCAAGCCGCCCGTCGTCCGGGACATTCCCACGTTCGAGTGGCTGGAGGAGGACACCCACTGCCTCAAGGCCGAGCGGGACTTCGCCGAGCCGCTGGACCGGCTCCGCGACGCCGACCTGCGCGACCGGCTCGGGGCGAACGCCGCCGCGAAAAGCGAGCAGTTCGAGGTCGGCAACGTCGCCGAGCGGTACGAGGACGTGTACGGTCGCGTGATCTGA
- a CDS encoding LLM class flavin-dependent oxidoreductase, which produces MKASFDREFSRAGIWNWEQPRIEDELHYAQYAERKGLDSVWQGESRLVRDAMTVMGAYTQVTDEIDIAPGVTNCYTRNVALMAQTFSTLDELSGGRMKLGIGAWWDPLASQVGIERENPLRRMWEYCTVTNRLLELENVTYEGQTLSVDNIELDLVRGDREPRDVPIYVGATGEVMHKLTGELVGKGVAGGVFMNYLIPPEHNLRGLEMLKEGVEKQGGSLADVDRPQLIAVAMDEDPDEAIDAARGLATQYIGQQPHITKACGIDEEKADRIKAELGGWPASAEDIERASRLVSDDVVTNIVAAGTRDDVAERIRDYCAAGCTEPVVYPLTDNMEAVIDVLAEMKAEA; this is translated from the coding sequence ATGAAAGCCTCTTTTGATCGGGAATTTTCACGGGCCGGGATCTGGAACTGGGAACAGCCCCGGATCGAGGACGAACTCCACTACGCACAGTATGCAGAACGCAAGGGGCTGGACTCCGTCTGGCAGGGGGAGTCGCGGCTGGTTCGGGACGCGATGACGGTCATGGGGGCGTACACGCAGGTCACCGACGAGATCGACATCGCTCCGGGGGTGACGAACTGCTATACGCGCAACGTGGCGCTGATGGCACAGACGTTCTCGACGCTCGATGAACTCTCCGGGGGACGCATGAAACTCGGTATCGGGGCCTGGTGGGACCCGCTGGCCTCGCAGGTCGGGATCGAACGGGAGAACCCACTCCGGCGGATGTGGGAGTACTGTACCGTCACGAACCGCCTCCTCGAACTCGAAAACGTCACCTACGAGGGGCAGACACTGAGCGTCGACAACATCGAACTGGACCTCGTCCGGGGCGACCGGGAACCCAGAGACGTTCCCATCTACGTGGGTGCGACCGGCGAAGTGATGCACAAACTCACGGGCGAACTCGTCGGCAAGGGTGTAGCGGGCGGCGTGTTCATGAACTACCTCATCCCACCCGAACACAACCTCCGGGGCCTCGAAATGCTGAAAGAGGGCGTCGAAAAACAGGGTGGCAGTCTGGCCGACGTCGACCGGCCCCAGCTGATCGCCGTCGCGATGGACGAGGACCCCGACGAGGCGATCGACGCGGCACGCGGTCTCGCGACTCAGTACATCGGCCAGCAACCACACATCACGAAGGCGTGCGGCATCGACGAGGAGAAGGCCGACCGGATCAAAGCGGAGTTGGGAGGATGGCCGGCCTCCGCCGAGGACATTGAACGGGCCTCGCGCCTCGTCTCCGACGATGTCGTGACCAACATCGTGGCTGCGGGGACCAGGGACGACGTCGCCGAGCGGATCCGTGACTACTGTGCGGCGGGCTGTACCGAACCCGTCGTGTATCCCCTGACCGACAACATGGAAGCGGTCATCGACGTTCTCGCCGAGATGAAAGCCGAGGCCTAG
- a CDS encoding lipoate--protein ligase family protein produces the protein MSTDSGLRSSVADRDWRLVREEPRTGAMNMALDEVAAETVSTGGPRTVRVYQWEPSCLSLGYRQDPDSVDWAYCDRTGVDVVRRQTGGGGIYHDTVADISYSIVAPADELPGDLMECYDLLCTPVVEAFRRLGVYAEFAADDLPAIHEPACYLRAIHPAHDLLCGGRKISGNAQYRRKDAVIQHGSLRFDLDTTRHLGVFSNPDATPEEFTGRVTSITDHVDATRAEAVETLEQCLAEWADAREGGWSDQELDDARLRADRKYGSESWNRHREDPT, from the coding sequence ATGAGCACCGACTCCGGACTCCGTTCTTCGGTCGCGGACAGGGACTGGCGGCTCGTCCGCGAGGAGCCCCGCACGGGCGCGATGAACATGGCGCTGGACGAGGTGGCCGCCGAAACCGTCTCGACCGGCGGCCCGCGGACGGTCAGGGTGTACCAGTGGGAGCCGAGCTGTCTCTCGCTGGGCTACCGGCAGGACCCCGACAGCGTCGACTGGGCGTACTGCGACCGGACGGGCGTGGACGTGGTCCGCCGGCAGACCGGCGGGGGCGGCATCTACCACGACACGGTCGCGGACATCTCCTACTCCATCGTCGCGCCCGCCGACGAGCTTCCGGGGGACCTGATGGAGTGTTACGACCTGCTCTGTACGCCCGTGGTCGAGGCGTTCCGGCGGCTGGGCGTGTACGCCGAGTTCGCCGCGGACGACCTGCCGGCGATCCACGAGCCGGCCTGCTACCTCCGGGCGATCCACCCGGCACACGACCTGCTCTGTGGCGGGCGGAAGATCAGCGGGAACGCCCAGTACCGGCGGAAGGACGCGGTGATCCAGCACGGCTCGCTGCGCTTCGACCTCGACACCACCCGCCACCTCGGCGTCTTCTCGAACCCGGACGCGACCCCCGAGGAGTTCACCGGCCGGGTGACGAGCATCACGGACCACGTCGACGCGACGCGGGCGGAAGCCGTCGAGACGCTGGAACAGTGTCTGGCGGAGTGGGCCGACGCACGCGAGGGGGGCTGGAGCGACCAGGAACTGGACGACGCGCGGCTTCGGGCCGACCGGAAGTACGGGAGCGAGTCCTGGAACCGGCACCGCGAGGACCCGACCTAG
- a CDS encoding redoxin domain-containing protein, which yields MTDHVGLALGDRVPDVSAPLVFPGGRQEEVSLSDLLDEKPVLLCFYTNDFTPDCVDQWCSFRDYEWFEADDAVQVVGVSKSRPFTHRKFIDYLDLSFPLYADTDLSMASAFDVDYRVFKVAPRSRRSCFLIDSDGVVRYRWISEHPLDPTRDTPSVDEIRRAIVEELDVGEPDPPSP from the coding sequence ATGACCGACCACGTGGGACTCGCACTCGGGGACCGCGTGCCGGATGTCTCCGCCCCACTGGTGTTCCCGGGCGGCCGGCAAGAGGAGGTATCGCTCTCCGACCTCCTCGACGAGAAGCCGGTGTTGCTCTGCTTCTACACCAACGACTTCACCCCGGACTGTGTCGACCAGTGGTGTTCGTTCCGCGACTACGAGTGGTTCGAGGCGGACGACGCCGTACAGGTCGTCGGCGTGAGCAAGTCCCGTCCGTTCACCCACCGGAAGTTCATCGACTACCTCGACCTGTCGTTCCCGCTGTACGCCGACACCGACCTGTCCATGGCGTCGGCGTTCGACGTGGACTACCGCGTGTTCAAGGTCGCGCCCCGGTCCCGCCGCTCCTGTTTCCTGATCGACTCCGATGGGGTAGTGCGGTATCGCTGGATCAGTGAACACCCGCTCGACCCGACTCGCGACACGCCGTCGGTCGACGAGATACGGCGTGCCATCGTCGAGGAACTCGACGTTGGCGAACCCGACCCGCCGAGCCCCTAG
- a CDS encoding LLM class flavin-dependent oxidoreductase: MDLSLVDLSPVPEGGTATDAYANTVTAAKQAEQLGYSRFWVAEHHGMADTLAGTTPEVLLGHLAAETDAIRLGSGAVLLNHYSPFKVAEQFGALDALAPGRIDAGLGRANGSPASDRALGTERHVENPDEDHAEKVEAVINHLYDDYPADHPYGDLSIPRSDAAEPVPWVLGSSTSSAAIAGELGLRFCFAAFIRPSFAVPAFEAYRERFESSRLADGLDEPEGMVAINAVCAETDEGAARQRAVAEASYQRMARGEVGTRPSVGEAIDELGGVPDPTPATLDADEWPRAISGSPETLADLLEQLADRVGVDEVMVQNVVADHDDALRSHELLADAVGLAGR, from the coding sequence ATGGACCTCTCGCTCGTCGACCTTTCGCCGGTCCCCGAGGGCGGCACCGCGACGGACGCCTACGCGAACACCGTCACCGCGGCGAAGCAGGCCGAGCAACTGGGCTACTCGCGGTTCTGGGTGGCCGAACACCACGGCATGGCCGACACGCTCGCCGGCACGACGCCGGAGGTGCTGCTCGGCCACCTCGCTGCCGAGACCGACGCGATACGCCTCGGCTCCGGCGCGGTGCTGTTGAACCACTACAGCCCGTTCAAGGTCGCCGAGCAGTTCGGCGCGCTCGACGCGCTCGCACCCGGTCGCATCGACGCCGGGCTGGGCCGTGCGAACGGGTCGCCGGCGTCCGACCGCGCGCTCGGGACCGAACGGCACGTCGAGAACCCCGACGAGGACCACGCCGAGAAGGTCGAGGCCGTCATCAACCACCTCTACGACGACTACCCGGCCGACCACCCGTACGGCGACCTGTCGATCCCCCGGTCCGACGCCGCCGAGCCGGTGCCGTGGGTGCTCGGGTCGAGCACGTCGAGCGCGGCGATCGCCGGGGAACTCGGCCTGCGCTTCTGCTTCGCGGCGTTCATCCGACCGAGCTTCGCCGTCCCGGCGTTCGAGGCGTACCGCGAGCGCTTCGAGTCGTCCCGGCTGGCCGACGGCCTCGACGAACCCGAGGGGATGGTCGCGATAAACGCCGTCTGTGCCGAGACCGACGAGGGGGCGGCGCGACAACGCGCGGTGGCCGAGGCGTCGTACCAGCGGATGGCGCGCGGCGAGGTCGGCACCAGACCGTCGGTCGGGGAAGCGATCGACGAACTCGGCGGCGTCCCCGACCCGACGCCCGCGACGCTCGACGCCGACGAGTGGCCCCGCGCGATCTCCGGCAGTCCGGAGACGCTCGCCGACCTGCTCGAACAGCTCGCCGACCGCGTCGGCGTCGACGAGGTGATGGTCCAGAACGTCGTGGCGGACCACGACGACGCGCTCCGCTCCCACGAACTGCTGGCCGACGCCGTCGGACTGGCGGGTCGCTGA
- a CDS encoding alpha/beta fold hydrolase, which translates to MERRTFGEDGEDLVFVLGWGNKLFHENVRWLVDELVDAGYLVHAFRIPTTITDFRSEYVEPVAEFVRELDGYRLLTHSTGGLIGAYLDGATRRVYLSPFWGFPEGPEEPLYDLLAKLPVSAELLPAGTADREALGELATDRQLETGADAAAPTWIRECLDAQRNLPPIDDDAVVFCSLRDSVVSTRAIGERVPADRVVLYDGGHELFSSSSRDRHLPTLLAALADGAAAVREG; encoded by the coding sequence ATGGAGCGACGCACGTTCGGCGAGGACGGCGAGGACCTGGTGTTCGTCCTCGGCTGGGGGAACAAGCTGTTCCACGAGAACGTCCGCTGGCTGGTCGACGAACTCGTCGACGCCGGCTATCTGGTCCACGCGTTCCGCATCCCGACGACGATCACGGACTTCCGGAGCGAGTACGTCGAACCCGTCGCGGAGTTCGTCCGGGAGCTGGACGGCTACCGGCTGCTCACCCACAGCACGGGCGGGCTGATCGGCGCGTATCTGGACGGCGCGACGCGGCGCGTCTACCTCAGCCCGTTCTGGGGGTTCCCCGAGGGCCCCGAGGAGCCGCTGTACGACCTGCTCGCGAAGCTCCCGGTGAGCGCCGAACTGCTTCCGGCGGGGACCGCCGACCGGGAGGCCCTCGGCGAGCTGGCGACCGACCGCCAGCTGGAGACGGGCGCGGACGCCGCCGCGCCGACGTGGATCCGGGAGTGTCTCGACGCGCAGCGGAACCTGCCGCCGATAGACGACGACGCCGTCGTGTTCTGTAGCCTCCGGGACTCGGTCGTCAGCACCCGCGCAATCGGCGAACGCGTGCCGGCCGACCGGGTCGTCCTCTACGACGGCGGCCACGAGCTGTTCTCCTCGTCGTCGCGGGACCGCCACCTCCCGACGCTGCTCGCGGCGCTGGCGGACGGCGCGGCGGCCGTTCGGGAGGGGTAG
- a CDS encoding DUF7095 family protein produces the protein MTLDRDDALDRVEAIVDAVETEPMPVPVREVWVYGDAALGLDPVERLDVYLTKDLLMDGDADREADFVDSHGIQGVGKSVRAEWADEHPDLLRANPNGHAAPEKCLAAHLVNDDEPIHLEVCNASFDDNVTQRLRGAVDRGAYEEILDPRGACLWVDGTRSEDAFEKLRASELPFPTLSESLEMLGLDPDEAETAAGEIHAWREQQDGATVRGDVV, from the coding sequence ATGACCCTGGACCGCGACGACGCGCTCGACCGCGTCGAGGCGATCGTCGACGCCGTCGAAACCGAACCGATGCCCGTCCCCGTCCGCGAGGTGTGGGTGTACGGCGACGCCGCCCTCGGCCTGGACCCCGTCGAACGGCTGGACGTGTACCTCACCAAGGACCTGCTCATGGACGGCGACGCCGACCGCGAGGCCGACTTCGTCGACTCCCACGGGATCCAGGGGGTCGGAAAGTCCGTCCGCGCCGAGTGGGCCGACGAGCACCCCGACCTGCTGCGCGCGAACCCGAACGGCCACGCCGCGCCGGAGAAGTGCCTCGCCGCCCACCTCGTCAACGACGACGAGCCGATCCACCTAGAGGTGTGCAACGCCAGCTTCGATGACAACGTCACCCAGCGCCTGCGGGGCGCGGTCGACCGCGGCGCGTACGAGGAGATACTCGACCCCCGCGGCGCGTGCCTGTGGGTCGACGGCACCAGAAGCGAGGACGCCTTCGAGAAGCTGCGGGCGAGCGAACTCCCCTTCCCGACGCTGTCCGAGTCGCTGGAGATGCTGGGGCTAGACCCCGACGAGGCTGAAACTGCCGCGGGCGAGATCCACGCCTGGCGCGAGCAGCAGGACGGCGCGACGGTGCGGGGCGACGTGGTGTAG